The following are from one region of the Syngnathus acus chromosome 19, fSynAcu1.2, whole genome shotgun sequence genome:
- the LOC119138590 gene encoding tectonic-3-like isoform X1 codes for MNKHQWLRLRLALVVLSAVCLAQTRAQKDATPTQPASVTPPSVKSTGTPFADSQTSTAATVSPSAVATNGESLTSETPSPGVTDGVTPTTESMNDTFGSTGTPFEFTPSPTASIAPFVRDPEVCACDLTPDVCDIGCCCDIADCDVADLSTVFTGCPQKETKSGHCIEKWLMFRANVDTSLVTVTESLFCVRSEVDHIKVSTAPLKLPVLGNSYHFSPPQPISVGHSRHFYRADDVIQTYFGDSSVRGLLRQPSPGPVGAFCLNRNPARFLRSESLSCTRMVTPQSCSKDPNLSALSYFSDLSLIKIPKPAEEQVSDLLIAVTPLSDWPAPSEKNNLCTNVAKEVEFVIVFTNRGELESATVNVLLADVKTDQLFQQVHSVQFKLKTARPSPTPQIPSAGLRVGASVRGRFNGVVKPVSVMGMGQDGECSSDPAARIRVLFTHNTIAGCSFSSSSGNCTELRSNISSILLGDAIPDTIAMSSGSQPDWTRVLKQECPISSEETCDSGCTLPHSLSVQVLWARMGLLDLPQSYILGVKYLFRCRKLQCPLSSPVRLTTEVAFADMTVYPKPPLEFGSP; via the exons ATGAACAAGCACCAGTGGCTTCGTCTTCGTTTAGCCTTGGTCGTGTTATCGGCTGTGTGCTTGGCGCAAACGCGAGCACAGAAGGATGCAACGCCGACGCAACCCGCGAGTGTAACGCCCCCTTCAGTCAAAAGTACTGGGACTCCCTTTGCAGACAGCCAAACATCCACCGCTGCAACTGTCTCACCAAGTGCAGTTGCAACAAATGGGGAATCTCTCACCTCGGAGACCCCTTCTCCGGGGGTCACCGACGGGGTGACCCCCACCACGGAGTCCATGAATGATACATTTGGAAGCACTGGGACACCTTTTGAATTCACCCCAAGTCCCACAGCTTCTATTGCCCCATTTGTGAGAGACCCTGAGG TGTGTGCCTGCGATTTAACTCCTGATGTCTGCGACATTGGCTGCTGTTGTGACATTGCTGACTGTGACGTTGCTGACCTGAGTACTGTGTTCACGGGATGTCCTCAGAAAGAAACCAA GTCAGGACACTGTATTGAGAAATGGCTGATGTTCCGCGCCAATGTGGACACTTCCTTGGTCACTGTGACtgaatcattattttgtgttcgATCTGAAG TTGATCACATCAAGGTCTCCACTGCTCCACTAAAGCTTCCAGTATTAGGGAACTCTTATCACTTCTCACCACCGCAACCAATCAGCGTCGGCCATAGCCGACATTTTTATCGG GCCGACGACGTCATCCAGACGTACTTCGGCGATTCATCCGTCCGAGGTCTCCTTCGTCAGCCGTCTCCAGGACCTGTCGGTGCATTCTGTCTTAACCGCAATCCCGCAc GCTTCTTGAGGTCCGAGTCTCTGTCCTGTACTCGCATGGTAACCCCTCAGTCGTGCAGCAAAGATCCAAATCTCAGCGCGCTCTCCTACTTCTCGGACCTCAGCCTGATTAAA ATTCCCAAACCTGCAGAAGAACAAGTGTCTGACCTTTTG ATCGCAGTcaccccactttctgattggcctGCACCAAGTGAGAAAAATAACCTTTGTACAAATGTAGCAAAAGAG GTGGAGTTTGTCATCGTGTTCACAAACCGAGGAGAGCTGGAGAGTGCGACGGTGAATGTGCTTTTAGCTGATGTGAAAACGGACCAGTTGTTTCAACAAGTGCATTCGGTTCAATTCAAG cTGAAGACAGCTCGCCCGTCTCCAACGCCACAGATTCCCTCAGCTGGACTGCGGGTGGGAGCCAGTGTTCGCGGTCGCTTTAACGGCGTCGTGAAACCC GTGAGTGTAATGGGGATGGGGCAAGACGGTGAGTGCTCCTCTGATCCCGCCGCACGAATCAGGGTCCTCTTCACGCACAACACAATTGCAGGCTGCTCATTTAG TTCTTCTTCCGGAAACTGCACAGAACTGCGTTCCAACATCAGCAGCATCTTGCTAGGAGACGCCATTCCTGACACCATTGCCATGAGCTCAGGCTCCCAACCAGACTGGACCAGGGTCCTCAAACAGGAGTGCCCCATCAGCTCGGAG GAAACATGTGACTCTGGCTGCACCCTCCCTCACTCGCTCTCTGTGCAAGTACTGTGGGCACGTATGGGCCTCCTAGATCTCCCTCAGAGCTACATCCTGGGTGTTAAATACCTCTTTCGATGTCGAAAGTTGCAG TGTCCTCTGTCGTCGCCCGTCAGACTAACCACCGAAGTGGCCTTTGCCGACATGACGGTTTACCCCAAACCGCCACTGGAGTTCGGGTCGCCTTGA
- the LOC119138590 gene encoding tectonic-3-like isoform X2, producing the protein MFRANVDTSLVTVTESLFCVRSEVDHIKVSTAPLKLPVLGNSYHFSPPQPISVGHSRHFYRADDVIQTYFGDSSVRGLLRQPSPGPVGAFCLNRNPARFLRSESLSCTRMVTPQSCSKDPNLSALSYFSDLSLIKIPKPAEEQVSDLLIAVTPLSDWPAPSEKNNLCTNVAKEVEFVIVFTNRGELESATVNVLLADVKTDQLFQQVHSVQFKLKTARPSPTPQIPSAGLRVGASVRGRFNGVVKPVSVMGMGQDGECSSDPAARIRVLFTHNTIAGCSFSSSSGNCTELRSNISSILLGDAIPDTIAMSSGSQPDWTRVLKQECPISSEETCDSGCTLPHSLSVQVLWARMGLLDLPQSYILGVKYLFRCRKLQCPLSSPVRLTTEVAFADMTVYPKPPLEFGSP; encoded by the exons ATGTTCCGCGCCAATGTGGACACTTCCTTGGTCACTGTGACtgaatcattattttgtgttcgATCTGAAG TTGATCACATCAAGGTCTCCACTGCTCCACTAAAGCTTCCAGTATTAGGGAACTCTTATCACTTCTCACCACCGCAACCAATCAGCGTCGGCCATAGCCGACATTTTTATCGG GCCGACGACGTCATCCAGACGTACTTCGGCGATTCATCCGTCCGAGGTCTCCTTCGTCAGCCGTCTCCAGGACCTGTCGGTGCATTCTGTCTTAACCGCAATCCCGCAc GCTTCTTGAGGTCCGAGTCTCTGTCCTGTACTCGCATGGTAACCCCTCAGTCGTGCAGCAAAGATCCAAATCTCAGCGCGCTCTCCTACTTCTCGGACCTCAGCCTGATTAAA ATTCCCAAACCTGCAGAAGAACAAGTGTCTGACCTTTTG ATCGCAGTcaccccactttctgattggcctGCACCAAGTGAGAAAAATAACCTTTGTACAAATGTAGCAAAAGAG GTGGAGTTTGTCATCGTGTTCACAAACCGAGGAGAGCTGGAGAGTGCGACGGTGAATGTGCTTTTAGCTGATGTGAAAACGGACCAGTTGTTTCAACAAGTGCATTCGGTTCAATTCAAG cTGAAGACAGCTCGCCCGTCTCCAACGCCACAGATTCCCTCAGCTGGACTGCGGGTGGGAGCCAGTGTTCGCGGTCGCTTTAACGGCGTCGTGAAACCC GTGAGTGTAATGGGGATGGGGCAAGACGGTGAGTGCTCCTCTGATCCCGCCGCACGAATCAGGGTCCTCTTCACGCACAACACAATTGCAGGCTGCTCATTTAG TTCTTCTTCCGGAAACTGCACAGAACTGCGTTCCAACATCAGCAGCATCTTGCTAGGAGACGCCATTCCTGACACCATTGCCATGAGCTCAGGCTCCCAACCAGACTGGACCAGGGTCCTCAAACAGGAGTGCCCCATCAGCTCGGAG GAAACATGTGACTCTGGCTGCACCCTCCCTCACTCGCTCTCTGTGCAAGTACTGTGGGCACGTATGGGCCTCCTAGATCTCCCTCAGAGCTACATCCTGGGTGTTAAATACCTCTTTCGATGTCGAAAGTTGCAG TGTCCTCTGTCGTCGCCCGTCAGACTAACCACCGAAGTGGCCTTTGCCGACATGACGGTTTACCCCAAACCGCCACTGGAGTTCGGGTCGCCTTGA
- the mto1 gene encoding protein MTO1 homolog, mitochondrial, with product MLTRKLPTLEFWLSQLSRRASHLARQQYDVIVVGGGHAGTEAAAAASRVGAQTLLVTQKVHTIGALSCNPSLGGVGKGHLVKEVDALDGVCGRAGDWAGIHFSILNRRKGPAVWGPRAQLDRQRYRQFIQSELLSTPRLTVLEGSVEELLVTESNPEEPGCHKVTGIRLAGASLLISAHSVVLTTGTFLSGSLFMGQNTSPGGRIGDTPSSAGMSHTLRERLGLKMGRLRTGTPPRIVKASVDFEQATLHQPDSQPSPFSFLNSHTHCKPEEQLPCYLTYTTPGVDQVVNESLHLNCHIQQDTKGPRYCPSIESRVLRFPGRQHQVWLEPEGLTSDLVYPQGLSMTMPADMQLRLIREIPALHRAEIHTAGYGVQYDFVCPTQLSPALQVKSTQGLFLAGQINGTTGYEEAAAQGLWAGVNAARAALSMPTMALSRTESYIGVLIDDLVTRGVTEPYRMFTSRAEFRTSLRPDNADLRLSLKGFEEVGCVSSLRYQKTVRVRDSLQDALAALQDISLPAASWRLKLPRVHISENKSDSPTGLQILQYNDATFEMLASILPECLSPYTEFSQRLKIEAVYRPHCALQQKEIERIQKEESMSLPHDLDYLSLPASLSQEVREILDRVRPSTLGAATRLQGITPAAIVHLLNYIRPAGKKEKRAQGN from the exons ATGTTGACAAGGAAGCTTCCCACCTTGGAGTTCTGGCTCTCACAGCTCTCCAGACGTGCCAGTCACCTTGCCAGACAGCAGTATGATGTCATCGTGGTGGGCGGGGGTCACGCAGGTACCgaggcggcagcggcggcatcTCGGGTGGGAGCACAGACGCTGTTAGTCACGCAGAAAGTTCACACCATCG GTGCCCTGTCGTGCAACCCCTCTCTGGGCGGGGTGGGGAAGGGTCACCTGGTGAAGGAGGTGGATGCTCTGGACGGCGTGTGTGGTCGAGCCGGAGACTGGGCCGGCATCCATTTCTCCATCTTGAATCGCAGGAAGGGCCCCGCTGTGTGGGGGCCGCGGGCTCAGCTGGACCGCCAACGCTACCGCCAATTCATTCAG TCTGAGCTTCTGTCCACTCCCAGACTGACAGTGCTGGAGGGATCAGTGGAGGAGCTTCTTGTCACAGAATCTAACCCAGAAGAGCCTGGATGCCACAAAGTCACTGGGATACGTTTAG CCGGTGCAAGCCTCCTGATCTCAGCCCACTCTGTGGTTCTTACGACCGGGACTTTCCTATCCGGCTCCCTCTTCATGGGTCAGAACACGTCCCCAGGGGGGCGAATCGGAGACACACCTTCCAGCGCCGGAATGTCCCACACGCTGCGGGAGCGCCTGGGGCTGAAGATGGGCCGTCTCCGGACGGGTACCCCACCCAGAATTGTAAAGGCTTCAGTGGACTTTGAGCAGGCCACGCTACACCAGCCTGATAGTCAGCCAAGTCCCTTCAGCTTCCTCAACAGCCACACTCACTGCAAG CCCGAGGAGCAGCTGCCGTGCTACTTGACCTATACCACTCCCGGTGTGGACCAAGTGGTGAATGAGAGTCTTCATCTCAACTGCCACATACAGCAGGACACAAAGGGCCCCAG GTACTGTCCCTCAATTGAGTCCCGAGTACTTCGCTTCCCGGGCAGGCAGCATCAGGTGTGGCTGGAACCTGAGGGGCTGACCTCTGACCTGGTGTACCCACAGGGGCTCTCTATGACAATGCCCGCTGACATGCAGCTGCGCCTCATCAGAGAGATCCCGGCCTTGCACAGGGCCGAAATCCACACGGCCG GTTATGGCGTGCAGTATGACTTTGTGTGCCCCACTCAGCTGAGCCCTGCACTGCAGGTGAAAAGCACCCAAGGTCTTTTCCTGGCCGGGCAGATTAACGGGACCACGGGCTACGAGGAGGCTGCCGCACAG GGCTTGTGGGCGGGGGTCAACGCAGCCCGCGCCGCACTCTCCATGCCCACGATGGCGCTGTCTCGGACAGAGAGCTACATCGGCGTTCTGATCGATGACCTCGTGACGCGGGGCGTAACGGAACCTTACCGCATGTTCACCAGCCGGGCGGAGTTTCGAACGTCCCTCAGGCCGGACAATGCTGACTTGCGACTTAGTCTGAAAG GCTTCGAGGAGGTGGGTTGCGTGTCCTCCCTGCGCTACCAGAAGACTGTGAGAGTGCGAGACAGTCTCCAGGATGCACTCGCAGCTCTTCAGGACATTTCTTTGCCCGCCGCAAGCTGGAGACTGAAGCTGCCTCGCGTACACATCAGCGAGAACAAATCAGACAGTCCGAC CGGCTTGCAGATTCTGCAGTACAACGACGCCACCTTTGAAATGTTGGCATCCATTCTCCCAGAATGCCTTTCTCCCTACACAGAATTCTCACAAAGGCTGAAGATAGAAG CTGTGTACAGGCCTCACTGTGCTCTTCAGCAGAAGGAGATCGAAAGGATTCAAAAAGAGGAGAGCATGTCTCTCCCACATGACTTGGACTATTTGTCTCTGCCCGCCTCTCTGTCACAGGAGGTCCGGGAGATTTTGGACAGAGTTCGCCCGAGCACG CTGGGCGCCGCTACACGTTTGCAAGGAATAACACCGGCTGCAATTGTCCACCTTCTCAACTACATCCGCCCCGCGGGGAAGAAGGAGAAAAGAGCGCAGGGGAACTAA